Proteins co-encoded in one Leptospira yasudae genomic window:
- the rpsU gene encoding 30S ribosomal protein S21 produces the protein MVGIIVKDGESIESALKRFKRDCANAGIMSEIKRREYFEKPSIKKKKAIESAKRKAEKKKRLFSKKDKA, from the coding sequence ATGGTAGGAATCATTGTAAAAGACGGAGAGTCGATCGAATCTGCTCTGAAACGTTTCAAACGCGACTGCGCTAACGCAGGTATTATGAGCGAAATCAAACGCAGAGAATACTTCGAAAAACCGAGTATCAAAAAGAAAAAAGCGATCGAATCCGCAAAAAGAAAAGCAGAAAAGAAAAAACGCCTTTTCTCTAAAAAAGACAAAGCTTGA
- a CDS encoding GatB/YqeY domain-containing protein, which produces MSLQIKINEDLKEAMKAKKEPHLSTLRLLKSDIQYELTKTGAKELGDDQVISVIKKAYAKRLDAIEMYQKAGRNDLLAQEEGEASVLKEYLPPELPESEIIATIDKIFAEMQPTAKDMGKVMGRVMAAFKGKSIDGTKVSAIVKSRLS; this is translated from the coding sequence ATGTCCCTGCAGATAAAAATCAATGAAGATCTGAAAGAGGCGATGAAAGCGAAGAAAGAGCCTCATCTTTCCACGCTTCGTCTTTTAAAGTCCGACATCCAATACGAACTGACCAAAACCGGAGCGAAAGAACTCGGGGATGATCAAGTCATATCCGTCATCAAGAAGGCGTATGCGAAACGTTTGGATGCGATCGAGATGTATCAAAAAGCAGGGAGAAACGATCTCTTAGCGCAAGAAGAAGGCGAAGCTTCCGTTCTGAAAGAATATCTTCCGCCTGAACTTCCCGAATCGGAAATCATTGCAACAATCGACAAAATCTTTGCGGAAATGCAACCGACCGCAAAGGATATGGGAAAGGTCATGGGTCGAGTCATGGCCGCTTTCAAAGGAAAAAGCATCGACGGTACTAAAGTTTCGGCAATTGTCAAATCCAGACTTTCCTGA
- the fbp gene encoding class 1 fructose-bisphosphatase — MSVHPTQTLSLSQYLIEEQLKLPQATGDFTALMSHLVYAAKIVSREVRKAGLLENILGSTDVVNVQGETQMKLDEYADKVFNHTLTRCGHLCILGSEEHEETVPVPNGYKIGKYTIAIDPLDGSSNIDANVSIGTIFSVHLRKSPGGTPGTLGDLLQAGSGQRAAGYVLYGSSTMLVLCTGKGVSGFTLDPSCGEFILSHPEMQMPETGGIYSINEGNYNYWSDEVKNYIRDIKSIEGGRKPQSGRYIGSLVADFHRNLLKGGIFLYPNDTKSTKYPNGKLRLLYEAAPMAFIAEQAGGMAVTVYGERILDLTPKELHERTTLVVGSKKEVEHFLKFAPKKP; from the coding sequence ATGTCTGTCCATCCTACACAAACATTGAGTCTTTCCCAATATCTAATCGAGGAACAACTCAAGTTACCCCAGGCCACGGGGGATTTTACGGCTTTGATGAGCCACTTGGTTTACGCCGCAAAGATCGTTTCCCGCGAGGTTCGGAAAGCGGGTCTTTTGGAGAATATTCTCGGTTCAACCGACGTTGTAAACGTTCAAGGGGAAACCCAGATGAAACTGGACGAATACGCGGATAAGGTTTTCAATCATACCCTGACCCGTTGCGGCCACCTTTGTATTTTAGGAAGCGAAGAACACGAAGAAACCGTTCCCGTTCCGAACGGATATAAAATCGGTAAATATACGATCGCAATCGATCCTCTTGACGGTTCCTCGAATATCGACGCAAACGTTTCGATCGGAACGATCTTTTCCGTTCACTTGCGAAAAAGCCCCGGAGGAACTCCGGGAACGTTAGGCGATCTTTTACAAGCCGGCTCCGGTCAAAGAGCCGCCGGTTATGTGTTGTACGGTTCTTCTACGATGCTCGTTCTTTGCACCGGCAAAGGAGTTTCGGGTTTTACTCTCGATCCTTCCTGCGGAGAATTTATCCTTTCTCATCCGGAGATGCAGATGCCCGAAACCGGTGGAATCTATTCCATCAACGAAGGAAATTACAACTACTGGTCCGACGAAGTGAAGAATTATATCCGCGACATCAAGTCCATCGAAGGCGGTAGAAAACCCCAATCCGGACGTTATATCGGATCTCTGGTCGCGGACTTTCACAGAAACCTTTTGAAAGGAGGAATCTTCCTCTATCCGAACGATACAAAATCGACCAAGTATCCGAACGGGAAACTGAGACTTTTATACGAAGCGGCTCCGATGGCTTTCATCGCTGAACAAGCCGGAGGAATGGCAGTCACGGTTTATGGAGAAAGAATTCTGGATCTGACTCCGAAAGAATTGCACGAGCGTACGACTCTCGTGGTCGGAAGCAAAAAAGAAGTGGAACACTTCTTGAAGTTCGCGCCGAAAAAGCCTTAA